From the Fusobacterium perfoetens ATCC 29250 genome, one window contains:
- the cobM gene encoding precorrin-4 C(11)-methyltransferase has protein sequence MEKVYFIGAGPGDPELITVKGQRIIKEADIIIYAGSLVPREVIECHKDGALIYNSATMTLEEVMNITINGIKSGKKVARVHTGDPSIFGAHREQMDILDENNIEYEVIPGVSSFLAAAASLKKEYTLPDVSQTVICTRLSGRTSVPQRESLESLASHQSSMAIFLSVQMIDEVVKKLSIHYPEDTPIAVVQRASWKDEKKVIGTLKNISQLVKKENINKTAQILVGNFLGNNYSKSKLYDKTFTHEYRKGKENV, from the coding sequence ATGGAAAAAGTTTATTTCATAGGAGCTGGACCTGGTGACCCAGAACTTATAACTGTTAAAGGACAAAGAATTATAAAAGAAGCTGATATAATTATATATGCTGGTTCTTTAGTTCCAAGAGAAGTTATAGAATGCCATAAAGATGGGGCTTTAATTTATAATTCTGCAACAATGACTTTAGAAGAAGTTATGAATATAACAATAAATGGTATTAAATCAGGAAAAAAAGTAGCTAGAGTTCATACAGGAGACCCAAGTATTTTTGGAGCTCATAGAGAACAAATGGATATATTAGATGAAAATAATATAGAGTATGAAGTTATCCCTGGAGTAAGTTCTTTTTTAGCAGCAGCAGCTTCTCTAAAAAAAGAATATACTTTACCTGATGTAAGTCAAACTGTTATATGTACAAGACTTTCTGGAAGAACTTCCGTTCCTCAAAGAGAATCTTTAGAAAGTTTAGCTTCTCATCAGTCATCAATGGCAATATTTTTATCTGTTCAAATGATAGATGAAGTTGTAAAAAAACTTTCTATTCATTATCCAGAAGATACTCCAATAGCTGTTGTTCAAAGAGCTAGTTGGAAAGATGAAAAGAAAGTTATAGGAACTTTAAAAAATATATCTCAATTAGTAAAAAAAGAAAATATTAACAAGACTGCTCAAATTCTTGTTGGAAATTTTTTAGGGAATAATTATTCAAAATCAAAATTATATGATAAAACCTTTACTCATGAATACAGAAAAGGAAAAGAAAATGTCTAA
- the cbiG gene encoding cobalt-precorrin 5A hydrolase — MSKNKIGIITVTKKGIELGKKIKKLYLEKYNKDIVIFTLEKFSDKETEIIEISIKDTLKDIFQKYFGFIFITATGIAVRSIASFIESKDIDPCVLVVDENGNFVIPILSGHLGGGNNLTKEIGSLLNSIPILTTSSDISGKIAVDTIAMKINGKLESLESAKKVTSLIVAGEKIEIKVPENISNENPKGIIIISNQKNIEITQIFPKNISIGVGCKRGTSKEKIISAIKNSLEKYNLSEKSLKVIGTVDIKKDEIGIIEASKYFNVDLKIISKNEIKKIEGKFQKSEFVEKTLGIGAVSGPCAMLASRKKGEIIAEKIKYDGITISIFQEETRKDG, encoded by the coding sequence ATGTCTAAAAATAAAATTGGAATTATTACTGTCACTAAAAAAGGTATTGAATTAGGAAAGAAAATAAAAAAACTTTATCTAGAAAAGTATAATAAAGATATTGTTATTTTTACACTAGAAAAATTCTCTGATAAAGAAACTGAAATAATAGAAATTTCAATTAAAGATACTTTAAAAGATATTTTCCAAAAATATTTTGGATTTATTTTTATAACAGCCACAGGAATAGCTGTGAGAAGTATAGCTTCTTTTATAGAATCTAAAGATATTGACCCTTGTGTTTTAGTGGTAGATGAAAATGGAAATTTTGTAATTCCTATCCTTTCAGGACATTTAGGTGGTGGAAATAATTTAACAAAAGAGATAGGCTCTCTTTTAAATTCAATTCCTATTTTAACAACATCTTCAGATATTTCAGGAAAAATTGCTGTTGATACTATTGCTATGAAGATAAATGGAAAATTAGAATCTTTAGAGAGTGCAAAAAAAGTTACAAGTCTTATAGTAGCAGGAGAAAAAATTGAAATAAAAGTTCCAGAAAACATTTCAAATGAAAATCCTAAGGGAATTATTATTATTTCAAATCAAAAAAATATTGAAATAACTCAAATTTTTCCTAAAAATATCTCTATTGGAGTAGGTTGTAAAAGAGGAACTTCTAAAGAAAAAATAATTTCTGCAATAAAAAATTCTTTAGAAAAATATAATCTTTCTGAAAAATCTTTAAAAGTTATAGGAACTGTTGATATAAAAAAAGATGAAATTGGAATAATAGAAGCCTCTAAATATTTTAATGTTGATTTAAAAATTATTTCAAAAAATGAAATAAAAAAAATAGAAGGTAAATTTCAAAAATCAGAATTTGTAGAAAAAACTCTAGGTATAGGAGCTGTTTCAGGTCCTTGTGCTATGTTAGCTTCTAGAAAAAAAGGAGAAATTATAGCAGAAAAAATAAAATATGATGGAATCACTATATCTATATTTCAGGAGGAAACAAGAAAAGATGGGTAA